The DNA segment GCCTAATATATTGTCATCAGTTGCAGCATGATGATGTTATTATATGTAATTACAACTACAGGTAGGGTTTGGACACAACCATCTACATAGCAAAATAAACTACCTTCATCTCATTTCAATAAAATGTGGACACCCTAGTACCCTTGCTAAAGAGAACCCATTTAAAAATGGATTTCTTCAGCTGGAAGTACCCATTTGTGAGTATAATCATGTAtgtccttttgttttttctctgaattatatcaatttttttccttccctgGACACAATCAAAATTGACATTccaagcataatacaaactgtGATTGGTTTTGTCGGTTCTATGTTGCAAATGCCCATAATTTTCTAGATGTACTGTCTTCTACTCTTTGAGCTTGACAATCACTGTATTTTGTATTGGATGCTTGAGGCATGTTTAGAAGTAGCTCAAATTAGAAtccatttgatagtaattctagGAAGCTCTTCTAACCTTTCTAGCACTTGAAAATTCTTATCAAAAGAATTACTGCAAGTGCTAGAAATGCTTCTTAGAATTACTCGGTTCTATGTTGCAAATGCCCATAATTTTCTAAATGTACTGTCTTCTACTCTTTGAGCTTGACAATCACTGTATTTTGTATTGGATGCTTGAGGCATGTTTAGAAGTAGCTCAAGATCTGTTGAATTAGAAtccatttgatagtaattctagGAAGCTCTTCTAACCTTTCTAGCACTTGAAAATTCTTATCAAAAGAATTACTGCAAGTGCTAGAAATGCTTCTTAGAATTACTCGGTTCTATGTTGCAAATACCCATAATTTTCTAGATGTACTGTCTTCTACTCTTTGAGCTTGACAATCACTGTATTTTGTATTGGATGCTTGAGGCATGTTTAGAAGTAGCTCAAGATCTGCTGAATTAGAAtccatttgatagtaattctagGAAGCTCTTCTAACCTTTCTAGCACTTGAAAATTCTTATCAAAAGAATTACTGCAAGTGCTAGAAATGCTTCTTAGAATTACTATTGAACAAGCTCTTAGTTCACAAACAAGCAgcaatatgaaaatgaaaataaaaaacaaattcttcTCTAACTGATAAGACACTAGCAAATAAATCTATAGATTATTGATTATTAGGAGAAAAACAACATTGTTGATAACAACAAAATTGGACAACTTAGCATTGGCACAACAGGACTCATTAGCCAAAAAAATGCAGAAGGGGTAAAACTATTACCCACTATTTGACCTAAACAAGTTACATGCCAGTAATCTGCCGGCCCCTCGAAAGAAAAGAAGGAACAAGGGAAGAACAAGGAAAGGAGAAATTGGGCTGTTTTGCAAAGAAGAGAATCTATCAACTTCATTTCCCACCAGTCTTCCATTTTTTGATTGGAAAGAGGGTTACATTCCTTCTGGGATTGTAGGTTCCAGCCTCTGTTGGTCGCAACATCGAAATGGGACCTTGATGTGAACTAATGTTCACTTTATCATCTGTAAAAGGTTTCACCTCAAACGCACCCCTAGTGAAACCTCTGGCAACCTAAAGGATCAACATTTCTGTTAGGCATTAAACATTCTGAATAATACACTACTATAGACTTCTTTCTATTACTCTAATACTTAAATGGAAGTTCCAGAATATGAACCTATAAAACATTTTCTGATTGAGCTCGTACCTTTAGAAGAATCCAGACTTTGAGAGAACTACTCAAGATTGCCAGTCTTGTCCTTTTCCCTGAAGTCAAGTAGTTACACATGAAGCGGTCAACCATCAGGATGAATCTTGGCCAGGAATTAGGATTTTCAGGGTCAGCTTTCTCCTCTGTCATTGCCTGATACAAACAGAAGAGATGACTGAATTACAACCAGGACAAGACAAGGAGAGTAAGTGATGACAGTAAAACATGCTATTATGATCCTCTGAATACTACAATCATATCATTGATGACTTAAAAGAACAAGGAAACATGATGCCCAACCCCCAAATTCATATGCAAGTTTTTAACTATTTGTTCATCTCCAGTAGGACCATCATTATCCAACTCTGCTGAAGTTTTAGAGTTATCTTTTAGAGCAATAAGGTAGATAAAGGAAAACATCCCTCAAATCATCAAATGTTACTCACAAGCAACCGGCAAATTTCTTGTTCAATTTTTGAGAAGGAGGTTTCCAAAGCTTCAACTCTCCCAGTACCGTGACAGCAACTGCAAGGTTCGCTAATCATAAACGTCACACTAGGTCGAACCTGCTCAGCATTATATCATCATTTAGCAGATCAAACAAGTACCAGTATGTATTTTCATATCTTGCAACATTGGTTTTTAAATTGCAGTTAGCATACCACCAACCTTTTGACCTAGTGGCTATAGGTGTAGAAATACAAAGTCCTAAATGAAATCTGGAAGTTGAATAATCATCATTATGTATTCAATATTTCATGTCACTTTTTAGCCGCCCCAACATAGGTTGTAGGGAGCAACATTTAATATCTGAGTATGGCAGTTTCCAAATCACTTTTAGGATAATTTTTGGGaattaaaagccaaaaaaaaaaaaatagccacATAACTTAGTAACATACCCTCTTTCTGGTTATTTCCATAAGCCCATGCCTAGACAATTCAGAAACTTTCACCATTGACCGGTCTCTCTCAACAGCTTTCTTAACTTCTTCATACACCAATCTCTTATTTGCTGAAATATGATATAACATGGCATTGAAATAAAGCCATTAGAACAAGGGTATGAACTTTTGGTAACAATCACAGCAAACATGATATCTCTCTTGTGTCACTATTTTTGCTATCATGAGTCATAAACtcataacaaatataaaaagcaAAGTTactaaaagaaatgatgaaaaaaggGGGCCAAAATCATGAAATTATGTATGTAAGAAAGTAAGGTGAGGCTTCTTCAATGACTGTAGTAGTAATAGTAGTAGTTTTAGAAGCCTTAACTATAGGCacactaaattaaaataaagaagcaTGACTTGCAAAACATGGGCATGTGCAGACACATACAAACAGAGTCGAACTCACAGTCATCCAACATATCAATGAAATCTACTACGATGATGCCGCCAATATCTCTCAGTCGTAACTCCCTTGCAAtctgaaacaattttttttttcagtgagTTCTCTAGTACATTAAAGCTTTAAAAGGATAGACTAGAATCCAATATCTAAAGCATTTTAGCATAACTGCTAGAAATTCATGAGTTTGTTTTAGTGTAGATGTCCATACCTTTTAACTGCCACTTATACAAGTCACTCCTAAATGTTAATGTCTAGGCTTTTGATGATCACATATGCGACTAACCATACCAATACCACAGGGACATCACAATGTTCCAAGTTGTACTAGAGCCCTGGTTCACCCAATCCTCAAGAAGGGGTGTTTTTACAATAGTAACTAGATGGTGAAAGCAATCCCTGAAGCAATATAGATGATATATGTGGaactagaaaattgttttatcttttccaTTTCAATTTGTTATAAACTAAATAGGCCATCAGCTACCCCCTGGgggaaaagggaaagaaaaaaagaaaaactcagTTTTTGGCTACAAAAGACCTGCTTAACCATATAAAAATCACACTATTCTATGATAAAAGCATATATAAATTAGGTGGAAGCGTTCATGCACTTCTAGGGATAGAGCTGTGTGTAAGAATTTCTTGTCAACAGTCCCATTTCTTCTTCAGCTATTCAAAAGTTACCAGGGTACTCCAACAATTGTATGAATTTTTTCCCGGCTGGGTACCAACTGGAAACCATATACCCAAAACTTTCAACCTTAGAATTAACAAACAAGATTCTCAAACAATATGCTCCCATAAAAATCTAGGATTTTTGAGCTTGGCATTCTCTGATTATGGTACTGGTTGTTAAACGAACTACTTGCACTTTTTTCACCAAAGAAGAATTAAACCCAAGTATTTTCAAAGGTTCATCTTATTTCAACCAATTCGCCTGAACCATATTCATTAGTCCCTACCAAGTGTGAGATAGCCATGATTCTATGAATTACTAAGAGCCCGTTTGGTGGTAATTCTAGGaagcgcttttaatattttttatcattcaagtgttagaaatgctaAAAATGCTTTCTAGAATCACTCCCAAACGCACCCTAAGAAAAATTGAAGTGAATATATTTAATACCTTTTCATGAGTATATCTACATGGAAACTAGAattgaaaaattcaaataaaaagaattccAATCTAAACAAAGATTTCACCAAGCATATGAAGTGCAAGTAAAATAGTGATCATGATTCAATTTTCAACATACTTGTTTTGCTGCAGCAAGGTTGACATCAAGAATAGCTTTTTCTTGCGAAGTGCCATTGCCAAGCATCCCGTGCCCACCATTCACATCAATAGAGACTAATGCCTCAGTTTGTTCAATCACTAAAGAACCTCCATTAGGGAGTGGGACCCTGTAAGAGGAGATGTGATCAGTTTCAATAAAAATAGACCTTAAGattctaaaattaaaacatCAAGAAATGGTCTAAGTCTAATTTGTAAGATGGGAGTActctaggaaaaaaaaattgtgaacttTCCTGGAAACAGTATCTTACAGTCTCAGATAAAAATCGAAGATAGATACATAGGATAGAACCACCAAATTCAAAATGGCACAGAAACTTTGGCTCCCCCTATGGTGATTTAGTAACAAGGTTCAGGGGCTCATGTGAATGAATATCAACTGAGTATTCGAAAAACACGAAGGTAATATCCAAATGGTATTTCCAATGATATACCAGTTCCCTTTAGTAGCAAAAAACCTACTAGATCACAGCTATACCGCTACTACAGCAATAATATACACAACTTCCGTATGAAATTGTAGTGTTGAAATACTGCTATGGAGCCAATCACAAAATAATCTTCAATTGTGACACACCCAGTGCAGCTTTTtgttaacaaatttattttacaacagGTATCTCATTATGtgctcttttttatttttttctttctaatctGTTCTGCTATATGGAATCAAACCTGAAACCTTCCCTGTCGTCACTCCAACCCCTTGCAACTTAAGCAAGCCTCAAAGGCCATATAGTTGCATTTATATTTCCTGCAGAAGTACGTAACAAGCAATAGGCACTAATCTCACCTTTTACTTAGAATATTATTGATCTCTTCTTCGATGTTGAATTCATCAAAGAGAGGAACCCTTTTATTGTATAACTCAACTCGATCACAAAGATCAGGAGCAATTTCCTGAAGGTAGTTAGTAACctgaaaataagaaaacagaAGTGAATATTTTATCACCAATAGCGAAGAATTAAATATTCTTTCGATCAACTTATAACTTAGCTGCAGAATATTGTTTAAAGTCCAACTGTTTGAAACTCCTTTATAAGTAGTTTCTTAACTCTCCTAGTACAATAGTCACTACAATAGtaaatgaaacaattttttcactaaagaagataattttttttattgattaatataaatattgatTCTTAAacacatatttatataaattcacTTTTTTCCCTTATACAAAAATGATTTAACTGGTCGAATATCAGATATAGATATGAAACTATTAATACTCCTCTCTTTTACCAGGGAACATGACAACTTTAAAAATTTATCTTCTTAATTTTCCATGTTTATAAGGTAAAAAAAACCATGTTAGTTGTTAGCAGTAACTAGATCATCACTCTTTCTACACAGCACCCAACCAGCAAATTAAAGATGATGCTTCCAAAGACAACCAGAAATTGGAAGGAGATGCAGCTTGACACTGGAGCTGAACACGAGAGAGACAAGGAGCCCTATTGCTAGCATCAGATTGAGTATTTATGGGATATTTAAAGAAACTTAACAGGTGTACTTTTCCTGCAAAGTAGATCATTATTTACTCGTCTcccaaagaaaggaaaatcagaTAGGTTCTAGGAATAGCAACATATTGGATGTTAGCCATTTCAGTTCAGGTTCAATTTTCAAATGGTTTTCAGATTGATTCAGGTTCAGCTCCCATGTCCGCATCTATCATGGAAGTGGACCACATCAGCTCAGAGTCAAgatcaaaaaaggaaaataaaaaataacaaaaccaAACACAATGAAAAACCTGTTTCAAtccctttttaaaaattcagGTTGGAAGTGTGCTTTGACCTAAGTTGGTTCTCCAAGATTAGGACCACAATTGTAAGTCAATATGCCAAATCCAAGATATCCAACTCATCATACACCCAGGAATGGATCATATTATTGAATAAACTTTTCAACCCAGTACTTACACTGAGTGGTAGTGCAGGCTAGCACTCACAGCAACATGCTTATGTGCAGGAAGAGAGGACCTGCCCTACATCCCTTGACCCAACCTCCCAATAGAGGGCAAGAAAAATCTAAATATGCATAGATTGCCTCCTGATACAAAATCTTAAGTAACATATCTAGTATTCAGGTGATGTCATACCTCATGATATGTCCTTGGTGAGTCGACTACCATGCTCTCAACCTGAAAACAGCCACATAGCACAATTGGAGAGCAATAGATTGTATGAGGACTTCAATTCAAATGCCATAGATGAATGAAAGACTGGGAATTAAAATGTATAGAATGAGTTCACCTTCTCATTGAAATAATCCTGGACAACGGAGAGAGTTTGACCCATTGCCCTATGCAAAATAACAGGGATTGCCCCTTCCACACCTTCATCTGCTGCAAGAGCTGCAGATTTTGCATGTTCCACTATATTTTTCCAAGTTGAGAGCAAGCCTTCCAAGTCCTTCTGCAATTCCTCTAAGGTATGACCCGCAGCAACAGTCCTTACAGTCAGACCAAAACCCTTGGGCTGCAAAGTTTTTGCAATGACTCTCAATCTTGTACGCTCAACGCCAGAAATTTTCTTTGAGACTCCAATTCTGTTGCAACAAGTAAGCAGTACCTGCAAACCATGGGAATGCAAAAAGAGAAATAAGATATTAAGGATTGTTATATATGATAAAGATAGAAACTAATTGAAAAGAAGAACATCAAGAAAGGAATACCCAGAATCTGCTCCTTAATTTTGGATAAGCTGTCAGTGTGGGACCTTTTGTACCCAATCCCTCTTTAACAACTTGTACAATTATTTTGGTGCCTTTCTGAACCTGTGCCCACTTATTCTCAACAGTATATGCTTGTCTAGAATCCTTCATCTCTAGAAGAGGGGGCAGCTGGGAATCATGAAAACCTTTCTCTAATTCAACAGGAAGGAAATTGTTAATGGTTTCACTATCTATATGGTTCTCTATTCCATCTGAGTAGTCATCAAAATCAACTTCCACCCCACCATGATCGACAATGCTGCCATTCAGATCTTTCTTAATAAGAACATCAAAGTCATCCTCAACTTCATGCTCCTCAAAATCATCATGCGCAAATTGTACTGGATCATCCTGAAAGTCAACTTCTCTGAGATCATCAGCTTCGACATCATATGATGTGTGTTCATTTTCATGGGCTATAGGATTCTCTCTAAGTGTGTTGAATACAGAAccattgtctttttcttttgttccatGATGAAATGGAGGGAATATGAATGGTTCCCTACTCCGTTTTATGTCCATAAGAGAAGGTCTAGAACTCCCGATATTTACAAATGCACCACCCATGTGAGGAACAAGTTTTGTGACAACCCCTAAATAAACACTATCACATTGCACATTGCTTTTGACTGGTTCCAGCAATAACTCAACCAAACTTCCGTCTTCTAATACAGCAATTCTTTGCATGGTACATATAGAAGAGTTAATCAGTATAACAGTAGAAACAGAGTCGTCCTTAGAAATTAGATTAGTCCCTTCTTCAGGCAACAGCTTTTCTGTATGTAGGTAACTCTGATCAAGCAATTTTAAGTGAGATACCTCAACTTGTGCAGCATCTATATTTTTAGACATGTTGGAAACCATCTCTTCCTTGGATGCAATAAGAGATGATTGGAGCAGCCAAGGCTCCTCAACTGGCTGATCTCTCATAGAGACTGTTCCATTAGAATCTAAGCCTTTACTCATAGCACTAATTGTATCCTCATTATCAGAGAAAGATTTATCCTCGACTGAGAGATCATCTAAGAATAGCTTTGACAGAGAATCACTTTTAAGGCATTTGGCAATCTCATCTTCATCTGTCAAAGCACTGGAAGCATTTGAGTGTTCAGCAACATAATAGGAGAGGAAGTTGCATATAAAAAAATGCCATGATGGAAAGATTACCTCTAGAGGGAGGTGAGATCAAATGTTCTGCAGGGAAGTATGAATCCTCCATCCATGACCCCCATATATGAGCTGAAGGCCTTCTGGCATTAGATGTCATCCATGAATCCCgcaccataatttttttatcttgttttCCATGAAGAGGTACCAATAGAGAAAATTCAGGGCCAGGTTTCCAAATGATATCACATGATGGCCATGCATCTccttttaggaaataattatacTTGAAATTTATCCCACAAGTTATCTGCCAAAATGCAAAAGGTGATTAGGAGGATTTTGTTGTAAATATTAATTAAGTGATAgtcccatgaaaaaaaactgCCACAGTTCCACCTTAGTTCTATTGGAAGAAGTATGGACAAAGTTGTGGGTGAGTTACCAAATATCACACTTGGCTACAATGCtcattacaaacaaaaaaataaaaaagaaaaaaaaccctaagagagattttcttggttttttatttttcctgatTCTTTGATGAACTCAAAGGACATCCGAGAACTAAAACAGAAGGTTCTTCACAAGATAATTGAGTGACTCACTAAAGCAAACTCAGCATTTAAACATGCTTCTTCCAATCTCTCTTCACATAACTGTTATATGTAAACTGGTGTTTTGTACAAGAAATTTTGAATTGGGAACTGATAATATGCCCCACCCAGCATTCCCTCTATGTTTCAAGAGTTACCACTCAATCACTCATTCAAAACAAGAACATGAGATTACCTTGACTTCAGCCTTCCATAAGTTAGTGTGCTCAGTAGGAGACATTAGAACAGCCATATCCGGTTCCCAGCAACCCAAGACATTAGGATCCCCAGTTATATACAGAAGCTGCCCATCTTCCAAATCCGCTTCTATGGTCCAAATGACCTTGCACAACCCTTTGAAGGCGGTGCTGGAGTTGCCTGAAAAATAAGGACGAGGCCATACatccaaaaattcaaaaatcataGAGATGAGTGGTTTCATAAAGGGTACCAAAACTCAATGCCGTGCTAACAGGCAGAGTGTAAATTACCTTTCCTCATAGACTTGATAGATGACTTTAAGACTGAATTATGAGTGCCTACACAAAGAGTGAATCTGTACACATTATTCTCCAGCGGCATGTGATGGTAAAAGTACCTGCTTCAATAGCAGAAAGCATTAGGGCTTTAGAGCATAATTCTGAAGGACTTAACTAAAAGTAGTAAAGAAAAAGGGGATAAGAAACGGAACCCCCTATCCTTATAGATTGAGAAAAAAAGATCGAATTTCTCAGGAGTGAACAAAACCCCGTTTGGATGGTTGGAAAAGTGAGGAAAATAATCGAAACGAAAATTTCAATCTTTGGAGTTGGTGTAGCCgctccaatttatttatttatttttaaagtagaaaatgttaagaaaatgCAGACTGAGTGAGGATGAGGggaggaaaaaggggaaaaacatACGGGAATAGCAAGCGGTCGGAGGGGAAAAGGGAAGAGCGTGGAGAGAGGAGGTGGAGGTGGCGGCGGTGAGAAGGAGCTTCGTGGAAGTCCATGAGGGTTGCGCCTAGAGAAGCGGAAGCCATGGGAGAGACAATTTCATCATTTGAGGCGCTATTTCTCCTGGCAACTCTGCGTGCGGATGGATACGGTGATtgaatggagaagaagaagataactTCTTGCTCCCCCTCGTTTCGCTTGGCGCCTGCTCCCGCACGTGCCCAGTCTGCCCCATGTGCCTTCCTAATTtccccttttatatatatatatattttcccctaacattttattcaaattagtattattTCTGTAAattatagatttaatttttactgTCGTGTGAAGTTGAAGTTGAAATTGGGGTATTGTAGGCCAAGCGAGATACCAATTTAGGGATTTTTGATAAGAGtaccatagttttaaaaaataattcctaaattatcgtaataggaaaaataattttaaatctatcatAATTTTGTTCAAGTAGAAAAGACGaaataaattggacttcaaaagataatttttaaaaaatatataaaaaaaaaatcatctttccAGGACACAATTTCAAAgtagaaataaatgaaataagaaatcgtctcttcaaaagatgattttcaaaaaataaaaaataaaaaaaatgaagaagtgtgagaaatcgtctcttcaagagatgacttgtacaaaaaaaaaaatgttagcccaagggttctcctaatcgggttttgatgataacaaaccatggttaagtaactaattggtttaatatttaagaatttcaggtataaactcgaaaattcattaAAGGACCAAATCGATATAAGATTGAGACGCTTGGAAGATttgagatcataggaaactaatgtaagatgaatgcatgagtgcacttaggattttcatacgttttcatacatcttagaaaactcggtttattctttaaaacgtcgatttcattaaaacccgagtttttaactaatttaccttacacaaaatgtttcaaaattgacttaataatttacctaaagacc comes from the Vitis vinifera cultivar Pinot Noir 40024 chromosome 12, ASM3070453v1 genome and includes:
- the LOC100256290 gene encoding ribonuclease E/G-like protein, chloroplastic isoform X1, whose translation is MASASLGATLMDFHEAPSHRRHLHLLSPRSSLFPSDRLLFPRYFYHHMPLENNVYRFTLCVGTHNSVLKSSIKSMRKGNSSTAFKGLCKVIWTIEADLEDGQLLYITGDPNVLGCWEPDMAVLMSPTEHTNLWKAEVKITCGINFKYNYFLKGDAWPSCDIIWKPGPEFSLLVPLHGKQDKKIMVRDSWMTSNARRPSAHIWGSWMEDSYFPAEHLISPPSRDEDEIAKCLKSDSLSKLFLDDLSVEDKSFSDNEDTISAMSKGLDSNGTVSMRDQPVEEPWLLQSSLIASKEEMVSNMSKNIDAAQVEVSHLKLLDQSYLHTEKLLPEEGTNLISKDDSVSTVILINSSICTMQRIAVLEDGSLVELLLEPVKSNVQCDSVYLGVVTKLVPHMGGAFVNIGSSRPSLMDIKRSREPFIFPPFHHGTKEKDNGSVFNTLRENPIAHENEHTSYDVEADDLREVDFQDDPVQFAHDDFEEHEVEDDFDVLIKKDLNGSIVDHGGVEVDFDDYSDGIENHIDSETINNFLPVELEKGFHDSQLPPLLEMKDSRQAYTVENKWAQVQKGTKIIVQVVKEGLGTKGPTLTAYPKLRSRFWVLLTCCNRIGVSKKISGVERTRLRVIAKTLQPKGFGLTVRTVAAGHTLEELQKDLEGLLSTWKNIVEHAKSAALAADEGVEGAIPVILHRAMGQTLSVVQDYFNEKVESMVVDSPRTYHEVTNYLQEIAPDLCDRVELYNKRVPLFDEFNIEEEINNILSKRVPLPNGGSLVIEQTEALVSIDVNGGHGMLGNGTSQEKAILDVNLAAAKQIARELRLRDIGGIIVVDFIDMLDDCEFDSVSNKRLVYEEVKKAVERDRSMVKVSELSRHGLMEITRKRVRPSVTFMISEPCSCCHGTGRVEALETSFSKIEQEICRLLAMTEEKADPENPNSWPRFILMVDRFMCNYLTSGKRTRLAILSSSLKVWILLKVARGFTRGAFEVKPFTDDKVNISSHQGPISMLRPTEAGTYNPRRNVTLFPIKKWKTGGK
- the LOC100256290 gene encoding ribonuclease E/G-like protein, chloroplastic isoform X3, which encodes MASASLGATLMDFHEAPSHRRHLHLLSPRSSLFPSDRLLFPRYFYHHMPLENNVYRFTLCVGTHNSVLKSSIKSMRKGNSSTAFKGLCKVIWTIEADLEDGQLLYITGDPNVLGCWEPDMAVLMSPTEHTNLWKAEVKITCGINFKYNYFLKGDAWPSCDIIWKPGPEFSLLVPLHGKQDKKIMVRDSWMTSNARRPSAHIWGSWMEDSYFPAEHLISPPSRDEDEIAKCLKSDSLSKLFLDDLSVEDKSFSDNEDTISAMSKGLDSNGTVSMRDQPVEEPWLLQSSLIASKEEMVSNMSKNIDAAQVEVSHLKLLDQSYLHTEKLLPEEGTNLISKDDSVSTVILINSSICTMQRIAVLEDGSLVELLLEPVKSNVQCDSVYLGVVTKLVPHMGGAFVNIGSSRPSLMDIKRSREPFIFPPFHHGTKEKDNGSVFNTLRENPIAHENEHTSYDVEADDLREVDFQDDPVQFAHDDFEEHEVEDDFDVLIKKDLNGSIVDHGGVEVDFDDYSDGIENHIDSETINNFLPVELEKGFHDSQLPPLLEMKDSRQAYTVENKWAQVQKGTKIIVQVVKEGLGTKGPTLTAYPKLRSRFWVLLTCCNRIGVSKKISGVERTRLRVIAKTLQPKGFGLTVRTVAAGHTLEELQKDLEGLLSTWKNIVEHAKSAALAADEGVEGAIPVILHRAMGQTLSVVQDYFNEKVESMVVDSPRTYHEVTNYLQEIAPDLCDRVELYNKRVPLFDEFNIEEEINNILSKRVPLPNGGSLVIEQTEALVSIDVNGGHGMLGNGTSQEKAILDVNLAAAKQIARELRLRDIGGIIVVDFIDMLDDSNKRLVYEEVKKAVERDRSMVKVSELSRHGLMEITRKRVRPSVTFMISEPCSCCHGTGRVEALETSFSKIEQEICRLLAMTEEKADPENPNSWPRFILMVDRFMCNYLTSGKRTRLAILSSSLKVWILLKVARGFTRGAFEVKPFTDDKVNISSHQGPISMLRPTEAGTYNPRRNVTLFPIKKWKTGGK
- the LOC100256290 gene encoding ribonuclease E/G-like protein, chloroplastic isoform X4, with amino-acid sequence MASASLGATLMDFHEAPSHRRHLHLLSPRSSLFPSDRLLFPYFYHHMPLENNVYRFTLCVGTHNSVLKSSIKSMRKGNSSTAFKGLCKVIWTIEADLEDGQLLYITGDPNVLGCWEPDMAVLMSPTEHTNLWKAEVKITCGINFKYNYFLKGDAWPSCDIIWKPGPEFSLLVPLHGKQDKKIMVRDSWMTSNARRPSAHIWGSWMEDSYFPAEHLISPPSRDEDEIAKCLKSDSLSKLFLDDLSVEDKSFSDNEDTISAMSKGLDSNGTVSMRDQPVEEPWLLQSSLIASKEEMVSNMSKNIDAAQVEVSHLKLLDQSYLHTEKLLPEEGTNLISKDDSVSTVILINSSICTMQRIAVLEDGSLVELLLEPVKSNVQCDSVYLGVVTKLVPHMGGAFVNIGSSRPSLMDIKRSREPFIFPPFHHGTKEKDNGSVFNTLRENPIAHENEHTSYDVEADDLREVDFQDDPVQFAHDDFEEHEVEDDFDVLIKKDLNGSIVDHGGVEVDFDDYSDGIENHIDSETINNFLPVELEKGFHDSQLPPLLEMKDSRQAYTVENKWAQVQKGTKIIVQVVKEGLGTKGPTLTAYPKLRSRFWVLLTCCNRIGVSKKISGVERTRLRVIAKTLQPKGFGLTVRTVAAGHTLEELQKDLEGLLSTWKNIVEHAKSAALAADEGVEGAIPVILHRAMGQTLSVVQDYFNEKVESMVVDSPRTYHEVTNYLQEIAPDLCDRVELYNKRVPLFDEFNIEEEINNILSKRVPLPNGGSLVIEQTEALVSIDVNGGHGMLGNGTSQEKAILDVNLAAAKQIARELRLRDIGGIIVVDFIDMLDDSNKRLVYEEVKKAVERDRSMVKVSELSRHGLMEITRKRVRPSVTFMISEPCSCCHGTGRVEALETSFSKIEQEICRLLAMTEEKADPENPNSWPRFILMVDRFMCNYLTSGKRTRLAILSSSLKVWILLKVARGFTRGAFEVKPFTDDKVNISSHQGPISMLRPTEAGTYNPRRNVTLFPIKKWKTGGK
- the LOC100256290 gene encoding ribonuclease E/G-like protein, chloroplastic isoform X2; its protein translation is MASASLGATLMDFHEAPSHRRHLHLLSPRSSLFPSDRLLFPYFYHHMPLENNVYRFTLCVGTHNSVLKSSIKSMRKGNSSTAFKGLCKVIWTIEADLEDGQLLYITGDPNVLGCWEPDMAVLMSPTEHTNLWKAEVKITCGINFKYNYFLKGDAWPSCDIIWKPGPEFSLLVPLHGKQDKKIMVRDSWMTSNARRPSAHIWGSWMEDSYFPAEHLISPPSRDEDEIAKCLKSDSLSKLFLDDLSVEDKSFSDNEDTISAMSKGLDSNGTVSMRDQPVEEPWLLQSSLIASKEEMVSNMSKNIDAAQVEVSHLKLLDQSYLHTEKLLPEEGTNLISKDDSVSTVILINSSICTMQRIAVLEDGSLVELLLEPVKSNVQCDSVYLGVVTKLVPHMGGAFVNIGSSRPSLMDIKRSREPFIFPPFHHGTKEKDNGSVFNTLRENPIAHENEHTSYDVEADDLREVDFQDDPVQFAHDDFEEHEVEDDFDVLIKKDLNGSIVDHGGVEVDFDDYSDGIENHIDSETINNFLPVELEKGFHDSQLPPLLEMKDSRQAYTVENKWAQVQKGTKIIVQVVKEGLGTKGPTLTAYPKLRSRFWVLLTCCNRIGVSKKISGVERTRLRVIAKTLQPKGFGLTVRTVAAGHTLEELQKDLEGLLSTWKNIVEHAKSAALAADEGVEGAIPVILHRAMGQTLSVVQDYFNEKVESMVVDSPRTYHEVTNYLQEIAPDLCDRVELYNKRVPLFDEFNIEEEINNILSKRVPLPNGGSLVIEQTEALVSIDVNGGHGMLGNGTSQEKAILDVNLAAAKQIARELRLRDIGGIIVVDFIDMLDDCEFDSVSNKRLVYEEVKKAVERDRSMVKVSELSRHGLMEITRKRVRPSVTFMISEPCSCCHGTGRVEALETSFSKIEQEICRLLAMTEEKADPENPNSWPRFILMVDRFMCNYLTSGKRTRLAILSSSLKVWILLKVARGFTRGAFEVKPFTDDKVNISSHQGPISMLRPTEAGTYNPRRNVTLFPIKKWKTGGK